The genomic window GTTGTATCGGTAGTGGATGCCGAGTCCGCCCGTCTCGACCCACAGTCCGGGGGACCGGTCGCTGCCGGGCGCTGTCTTGGCGAGGATCTGGTCCCATCCGCCGCTCGCGGCGACGGGGAAGTTGATCCAGAACAGGAGGGTGTTCTCCTGGAAAGTCTCCAGCTCGGGGAACGACTTGACCTCCATCGACTGCTGACCCGCCTCGATGCGGAGCGAGCCGTTGCCGTTCTTCTTCGTATCCGTGGCGATCTTGGCTCCCTGCAACAGTGAGCCATCGTGACCCTTGCCGGTTGCGTCCCGGACGACGCCTCCGGGAGCCTCGTCGAACACGAAGTGGAGCAGGAGCCCCTTCTGCAGATCAATGGCGTGGGCGAGCGGCGCGGCGAACAGAAACACAAATCCCGTGGCGCACAGAATCCGATGCATGGCGAGTCCTCCCTATCGAGTGCGCGGCATTCAGCCACATTCGGGCATCCTACGATGGTTCGGCGGCTTGGGCAACAGGCATGAGAGGCGCCGCGTTCGGCAATGGTCGTTCAACTGCCACCGCTTGGAGGAAGAGCGAGTCGCCTTGAGCGATGGTCAGCGGAGTGCTAGGATTCCCTGCGCCGCACGGACCCATCTGGGCGCTGCGGCGGATCGTGCCACCCGAACAGGCTGACAGTGAGTATGGTCGATAGGTCGCTCGTCGATGTTATTGCCGCTCGCGTCCTGAGCCAACTCAAGCCGCCTTCTGACAATGCCTCCGCGATCACCGGGAGCGACGCCGGGGAGGACGATCGTCACGCGTTCCATTCGTATGCCGAGGAGGTCCGCGCCTGCGCGACAACCGCCGGCAAGCGCACCATCCCGGTCGGCATCTCGGCACGGCACGCTCACATCACGCAGGAGCACCTGGATCAGCTCTTCGGCGAAGGCTCCGAGCTGTCGGTTCACGCGCCTCTCTACCAGCCGGGAGAGTTCGCGGCGAAGGAGACGGTCACGGTCGTGGGACCACGCATGCGGGCAATCGAGCACGTGCGGATTCTGGGACCCCTCAGGAAGTACACGCAGGTCGAACTCGCGCCGACGGACTGCGTTTACGTTGGCATCCGCGCCCCGATTCGCGAATCCGGGAACCTCGGTGATGCGATCCCCGTGACGCTGGTCGGTCCTCGTGGGTCGATCTACCTGAAGGCGGCGATCTGTCCGACGCGGCACATCCACCTGAACCCCGCGGAGGCGGACTACTACGGCGTCCGTGATCGGCAGCTCGTCCAGGTGCGGATCAGCGGCGAGCGGGCGCTCACGTTCGAGAACGTTCGTATCCGAGTGCACCCCAACGTCATCGCCCAGATGCACCTGGACACCGACGATGCCAACGCGGCAGGTCTTCGCGGCGGCGAAGGCATCGAGCTGATTCTCTGCTAGACGGTCGCGATAGGTTGTGCGGATCTGGGCGTCAGGACATCGTCGGTCCATCGCGTTAAGCCTGCCGACAGCTTACCATTGGGCGGTCTACAGTGCAGACCACTCCCGATCAGCTTCACGAATGGCTGAACGCTCCAGAGGACGAACACCTCGAGTTCAAGGAGGCGAAGCAGAAGTACGCGCTCGATGATTTATTGAAGTACTGCGTGGCTATAGCCAATGAGGGCGGCGGCAAGATTATACTGGGAGTTACGGGCAGGAGGCGGCGCAGCATCGTCGGCACGCAAGCGTTCCCAGAGCCTGGCGAGACCGAAGCGACCATCTATGGCAAGCTGAGACAGAAGGTCCGGATCGAAGAGGTCGAGACGGCGGCTGGTCGAGTCCTTGTCGTTCATGTC from Candidatus Poribacteria bacterium includes these protein-coding regions:
- the pduL gene encoding phosphate propanoyltransferase yields the protein MVDRSLVDVIAARVLSQLKPPSDNASAITGSDAGEDDRHAFHSYAEEVRACATTAGKRTIPVGISARHAHITQEHLDQLFGEGSELSVHAPLYQPGEFAAKETVTVVGPRMRAIEHVRILGPLRKYTQVELAPTDCVYVGIRAPIRESGNLGDAIPVTLVGPRGSIYLKAAICPTRHIHLNPAEADYYGVRDRQLVQVRISGERALTFENVRIRVHPNVIAQMHLDTDDANAAGLRGGEGIELILC